In Deltaproteobacteria bacterium, the genomic stretch GCCCGCGGATGAACGCCATCCACGAGGTCCGCTCGGGTGAACGGCCGCGACGCGGGCAATCCTTCGCCGAGGATTGCTCGCGCCTTGCGGGACCGGTCGGAACCGACGTCCGGTGGCATCGCGACCTGCCGTAAGGTGACGTCCCGACGGACGTGCACGTCGGTGCACAAGCGCGGACGTTGGCGGCGAGTGACGCGTGCCCGCGGCGTGCTAGGCTCGCTGCGGAGCGCCCGCGTTGGGGTGTTTCGAGCATCGGGTCCCATTGGGGGGCCGAGCAGGGCCGGACCGGCCAGGTGGGGTGGAGACGATGGTCGCGATGGATCTCGTGCGTGCAACCATGGTGGGTTTGGTCGTCGCATCGGCGTGCGGCGGTACCGGCGGCGGCGATGGCAGCGGTGACGGCTCCGGTGGTTCGTCATCGGCGTCGACGCACGGCGACGACAGCAGCGCCGGTGGTTCGTGCGTCGAGGGGTGTCCAGCCGGCAGCGATTGCGTCGACGGCACCTGCGTGCCCTGGTGCGACTGCGCCGATCCATGCAACTGCGGCTGTGCCGTGGCCGCGGACGACTGCCCGTCGATCGAGTGCTCCGTCGACGGTGACTGCGGCGAAGGCCAGGTCTGCCTCGACGGCCTGTGCAACCCGGCACCCCCGGACTGCGCGTCGCGTCCACAACCTGGCCCCGCGGAGCCGCTCGCGCTCGGCGAGGGCGACGGCGTCGTCACGGCGCTGGCCTTCGTCGAGATCGATGCCGGCGCGCCGCAGCTGCTCGTCGCGCGCGGCGACGCCGTGTTGGCCGCGAGCGACACCACCGTGACACCCCTGCTCACCGCCGGGCCGGTGCAGCGCCTCGCAGCCGCCGACCTCGACGGCGATGGCGTGGCCGAGCTCGCCGTCGCCGGCATCGCGCCGGCGCCGACACTGCAGGTGTTCCGCCGCGATGCGGACGGCACCACGTGGACCGCCTTTCATGAAGACGCGCTCGGCGGGCACGCCATCGACGTGTTGGTCTTCGGCGATCACGACGGTGACGGCATGATCGATCTGTTGGTGCAGACCGAAGCCGGTATCTCGTCGCTGCCGGGCCTCGGCGGCGGCGGTCTCGCGGACGCGGTCGCGCTGGGTGCCGCACAGGCGCAGGGCCGCATGGCCGCCGGCGATTTCGACGGCGACGGCAGCGTCGACCTCGCATATCCCGTGGCCATGGGCTACGGCATCATCGTCGGCGGTGCGGGTGGCGAAGCCGGCCTCGAGGGGGTCGGTGCCGCCTCGCCGTCGGTCGGGATGTTCGCTGACGACTTCGACGGTGACGGCGTGGTCGATCTGCTCGACGTACGCGCCGACGCGAACCTGCGCCTGTGGGACCCCGCGTTCGGAAGCCGTGGCAACGCCGACGACTTCGATCTCACCGACGTCGTCCACGTCGGCGTCGCGCGCATCGACAGCAACGAACGGGCCGACGTGTTCGCGATCGCCTCCGACGGCTCGCTGGCGACGCGCTTCGGCTGGGACGTGCGCCCGGAACTCGAGCTGGTGCCGCTGGCGTGCGACGAGGTCGACGCCTCGCTGACGCCGCCCTCGGTCGTCGCGGTCGGACGCGACGCCGACGGGGTGCTGTGGCTCGCGACCAGCGATGGCAGCACGGTCGAGCGACGCCGCTGGTGAACCACCGCGGCGATATGCTCGCGCGCCCCTCAGCGTGACAGTCGTGTGATGCCGGCCGGCAAGCTCGCGAACACCGAGCCGACATCGCCCGCGCGCGCGCTGCTCTGTCCGTCGCTGCCCGCTCGGCCGGGCTGGCCCGCGCTGCCCTCGGCGCCATCGATGCCGTGCTTGCCCGCCTTGCCGCCGCTGCCCTGGCCGTTGCCGCTGAAGCCACCGTCGCCCGCACGGCCCGCACGGCCGGCCTCACCCGCGCGACCGGCCGAGGCATCGAGCGCGATCATGCTCGCGAGCTCTGGCAGTGACGCGTCGTAGATCACCTCGAGCACACCGCCGTTGCCGCCGTTGCCACCGCTGCCTCCGTTGCCGCCGCGGCCACCATTGCCGCCGGTGCCACCGGGGTTGCCTCCGCCGCCGCTGCCTCCGCGACCACCATTGCCACCGGCACCACCATCACCGCCGTCGCCCCCACCGGCGACGATCATCACCGGCTTCGAGGCGTCCATGAGCACGAGGTCGTCGACATCGCCCTCGATCTTCACGAGCACCATCCGATCGTGGTGTGGCGTCTTCACGAGCGTGGCGTAGGCGGTGATGCGCGGCCCATCGGCACCGTCGCCGCCATTGCCACCGTCGCCACCGTCGTCGCCGATCGCACCATCGGCACCCGGCGCGCTGTCACCTCCGCCGTCGCCAGACTTGCCCATCGAGCCTGTCGCACCACCGCGACCGCTGCTGCCGAACTCGCCGAACGATCCAGCGTGGGTGATGCAGTCGTAGCTCGGCTCGAAGCGCAGGGTCGAAGGCGCGACCTTGCGCTCGCGGGGATAGCTCGCCGTGATGGTGAAGCCGCTCAGCTCGTTGGCGAGCATGTCGCTGCCCGGCACGAATGCGCCGGTCTCGAGATCGACCTCGCCGCCCTCGGCGGTGAACCCGAACTCCTCGAAGTCGAGCTTGCCGGCGTGCTTGCCCTCGTCGGCCAGCGACCAGGTCTCGAGCCGCTTGTGCTTGCCCTTGCGGCGCTTGTGCTGCGCGTCGGCGTACACCGCCAGCTGGACGCCACCGCGGGCACAGATGCCCTTGGCGTCGCGCAGCCCCAGCGTGATCTTCGAGACCTCCCAGTGATCGAGCTTGGCGGCGTTCTTCTTCGCCGCATCGACCACCATCGTGATGATGCTGCAGCCCGCCAGCGGAGCCGCGAGCGCGGTGACGAGGGACGCGGCGAGCAGCTTCGTGGGGAGCTTCGTTCGGAGCTTCGTTCGGTGCATGGCGGGGCCTCTTGGCGTCCCCTCGAGAGCAGGCGGTGTTCCAGGCCCGGGGAGTGCCCCGTGGAGAGCCGCGATACCCGTGGGATCGCGCAGGCTTGTGCGGCGCACGAAGGGCCCGGGCCGCGAGCTGGGTCGACGCGGATCGATCCGCACACGACCCCTGCGATGACCCGATCCGCGTCGCGGCGCGACCGCACCGCACCGCGGGCGGTGTCACGTTCGCCCATGGCGTCAGCGCACGATGGTCAGGCCGAACTCCCGCTCGATGCAGGGCGCGCGGGTGAGCGGGGGTTCGTCGCGACTGCAGAGCCCCGTGCCGCTGCTGGCGTGATAGCCTGTTGGTGCGAATGCTCCGCGTCGCGCTCGCCGCTTGTGCCCTCGCGCTGGCCTGCGTTCGACCGAGCAGCGCACCGCCCTCGGGTTCGCAAGCCGTGCCGGCGGGGCGCGGGCGGGCGATCGGCATCGTGACCGGCGCTCCGTGGATCGGCGGCGGCCCGCCGGACCACCGACCGTGGCGGGCGATCACGGCGCTCGACCGTCGATTCGACCTCGTGCCGCTCGACCTCGATGGTCCGATGGAAGCCAGCGTCGGCGTCGTCGTCGTGCCGCAGCTCTCCTCGCTCACTCAGCCGCAGCTCGAACGCCTCGCGGAAGCCATCGACGGCGGCGTGCCGGCGATCCTCGTCGCCGATCCGATACCGATCGTCGACCTCCGCCTCGGGCCGAGCGAACCGATCGCCGGCAGCGCGGGGTCGAGCCTGTCGGGCGACACGTCGGGCCCGACCAAAGGCAATGCCGTCGGGTTTCTCGCACGACTGGGCGTCGCGTGGCGGCCCGGTGACGTCGTGGTCGATGCCGAGGGCATCGCGGACGCGCCGCTCGAGCTGGTGACCGCCGACGCCAAGGCGCCGCTGGTCGGACCGCTGGTGCTGTCGTTCTCCGGTGACCTCTCCGCCACCGGCGATGCCATCGCGTGGACGCCCCTCGTGACGACGCGGCGTCCGACGCGGACCGCCGCGAGCGACGACTACGTCCAGCATCATCCGTTGTTCGGGCCGCAACTCATCCGCTCGAGCGAGGAGGCACCCGTGCCGCGCAAGAGCACCGATGCGCAGGTGCGCACGATCGTGGCCCGCGTCGACGCACCCGGCGGCACGACCCGCGCGCCGGTGATCGTCGCCGCCGACCTCGACGTCTTCGGCGACGCGCGCATCGACCTCGAGATCGACCACGAGCGAGTTGTCAACGAACGCCTGCTCGCCGGCCTCGTCGGCCAGCTCGTGGGCGATGGCGACGACCCCGTGGCACCGGTCGTCGGCGCGCCGTTGTTGGATCCGGCGACGCGCGCCTCGGTCGTCGCGATCGAGGTGCGCTCGCAATACGATCGCAGGCTGCCGGCGGAGCTCGGCAGTCACCAGGAGCGGCTCCTCCAGTGGCTCCGGTTGGAGCACCGCGAGAACGCGTGGATCATGCATTCCGGCCTCGCCGAGCCCGCCGAGCCGGCACGCGTGGACGCGCTGCTCGACGCGCTCGCGACGGCGCGCTGGGAGCCCGCGCCAGCAATGTCCACGGTACTGCGAGATCCGAGCGCCGATGGCACGTCGGACGCGATCCGGATCGTCGCGCGCGATGCCGACGGCGCGACCGTCCTCGACGTGCTCGTCGCCGGCAACGGCGACCCACGACTCGCGCATCCGACCTTCGCCTCCGAGCCACGCGCCGTCCGGCTGGCGCTCGCGGCGAACCCATCGGTGCGGTCGTTCGCCCGCGGCGTCGATCTCGGCCCGACGCCCCCGCAGATCGCGTCGGCATCCGTGACCACCTATCGCATCGACGCGGCGCGAGGGCTCCTCGCCGACGTCCAGACACACCCCGCGAACGCTGCGGCACTCGCCGCGTTGCTCGGCGCTCGCTTCTTCCCGATCCATCGATCGACCCAAACGACGGCCCTCGAGCTCGCCGCGCGCGGGTTCAACCTCACGCAAGGCGGGAAGCTCTGGGGCAGCGTCGGCGAGATCGAGCTGAAGCTCGCGAGCGGCAAGACGATGCGCGTCGTGTTCGGCGCCTCCGGCGACGACGGGCGCGCCACGCTCGTCGAGGGACGCGACGACGACGCGCTGTGGATCTACGCCGTCGACGAGGCGATCGTGCAGCGCGTGCTCAGCGGGAGCTGAGCCGGCACGAGGCTCCCGCACCCCCTTCGAGGGCCGAGCATTCGCCCACCGGGCTCGGACGAGGCCGACTGTGCGCTGAGCCGTCTTGCCCGGCTCGTGCGACCTCCTACGGCGATGCCCACGCGCCCGCTTCCGTGGTTGTTCCCGGCCCTCGTCGTCGCGCTGCCCGCGGTCGCGCACGCGCAGGACGAACCGATCGTCTACGTGCGCTGCCCCCACACGACCGAGCCGCTGCAGTTGCCGACCGGCACGACGATCTTCGGCATCGACATCTACGACATCCTGCCCGACGTCACGCACTTCTTCGGGGGCTTCGCAGCACCGTGCGATCTGGTGCTGCGCGAACCCGAGGGCACCGAGACCGTGCTGTACGACTGCACCGCGACCTCGACCGACGAGGCCGGTTGCGCGGCGATGGACCCGGCGGTCTCGTTCGACGGCGAGACCATCGCGTTCTCGGTGTTTCGCGGTCCGCTGGTGCCCGGCGAGGAGAGCTTCTCCGAGGCGATCGGCGGCGACGGGGCCTTTCACGACCTGCCCGGGCGCAACCTCGCGACGACCGAAGCGCAGCTGCACCTGGTCGATGTCGCGAGCGGCGAGGTGACTGCGCTGCCCCACGTGGCGGGCGCGATCGATGCCGGCCCCGCCTGGCTGCCCGACGGACGCATCGCGTTCACATCGACGCGCGACGGCAACCGCTCGACGATGGTCTTCGGCACCAACAGCGCCGCGCCGGGTTCGCGGATCTGGTCGATGGATCCCGACGGCCGCAACGTCGATTTGGCGAGCCATCACTCGCTGTCCCAGGAGCAGCATCCGCTCGTGCTCGCCGACGGACGCGTGGCCTACTCGAGCTGGCAGATCTTCGGCGGCATCACGTTCCGCTACACCAACGGCAGCCCGGGCGGCTTCGGCACCATCGGCAACCACTTCAACATCTTCGTGCAGTCACCCGACGGCGCCGAACCGTTCGCGTTCTATGGGCAGCACTGCGGCGACCACTCGCCGATCACCTCGGCCAATGTCGATCACAAGGCCGCGCACTTTCTCACCCAGGACTCCGCCGGCCGCGTGTGGTTCAACGACTACTACCGCGGCAACAACAACGCGCTCGGAAACATCGTCGGCGTGATGCCCGAGCCCGAGGGGCAAGAGGGCATGCTCGACCACGAGGCGCCCCTGCCGGATCTGTACGCGCCGCGCGACATCATCCGACTCGCGACGTGGTCGAGCAGCTCGGACAGCTTCGCGGCGCTGATGCCTGCGCCCGCGTACGTCCATCCCGAGTACGCCGATCCGCTGCCGTGGGCGGGCAAGCTCGGCCACCCCACGGCGCTACCCGACGGTGGCCTCGCGGTGGTGTGGGGCAAGGGCGCGTGCAGCACGGTCGCAGACAACGGCGTGTTCGCGTCGTTGGGCCTGCCCACGCCGCCGAACACCTCCGGCTCGGGGGGTGGCAACGCGGCCAACGTGTTCACCCAGCTCGGCCTCGACACACCGGGCTGTGATGCGGGCATCTACGAGGTCACGACGATCCCATCGCTGCATCCGAGCGACCTCGAACAGATCGTCGATTCGAAGCAGTATCACGAGATCATGCCGCGCGCGGTGGTCCCCTACGCGGCGATCCACGGCATCGAACGCCCGGCCGAGATCCCGCGCGCCGATCGGGCCACATCGCGCCCAGACCTTCCTGTCGGCACGCCGTTCGGCCTGCTCGGCGCCGCGTCGATCCTCGACCGCGAGACCCACCCCGTGGGTGGCATCCACTTCCAGGGCGAGCACCAGTTCCACCTGCAGGGCACCGACACGATCGACTACGGCGACGACGATCTGTGCGGCGTGCGGATCCTCGGCGTGATGCCCAACCGCGGCGACAACACCTACGAGCAGATCGCCAACGTCGCCGGGGAGCGCGTGCTGATCCTGGGCGAGTTCGGCGTGCGCAACACCGACGAGGGCGGCGCCGCGCTGATGGATCCGAGTGGCAACCCCGACACGAGCTTCCTCGTGCGCTTCCCGGCCAACATGCCGTACTTGATGCAGGGCATCGATTGCGACGGCCGCACGCTCAACACCGACCAGAGCTGGCAGAGCCTGCGCCCCGGTGAGATGAAGACCTGCGGTGGATGCCACGTGCACTCGAAGGAATCGCGCGTCGGGTTCGACGAGACCTTCGCCGGCCTCCCCGACTACCCCATCATCACGCTCGGCGAGGGCACCGTGCCCCTGCTGGCCGGCGTCACCGCCGACGGTCCCGCGGTGCGGGAGGTCGAGGGCTACGGGCTGCAGATCGACTTCGAGCGCGACATTTCGCCGATCTTCGACGCCCACTGCAGCAGCTGCCATGGCGGCGCGACGCCGGCGGGATCGCTGGCGCTCGATCTGCCGGGTATCGAAGAGGGCTCGACGTGGTGGTGCCTCGTCGAAGACGGCGGGCAGTCATGCGTGCCCGAGGCGCAACGCATGAACACCGGCGCCGGTGGCAGCAGCACCTCGTTCCGCCGGCCGCAGCTCACCCGCTACGTGCGCGCGTTCAACTCGCTGGGGAGCTTGCTGTACTGGAAGGCCGCCGGCCAGCGCACCGACGGCAACACCGATGCGACCTTCGACGACGCGAGCCCGGCGGAGGATCGCGACCTCGACTTCGGTCCCGCCCACGAGACCACGATCACGCCCGAGGAGCTGGGCCTGCTCGCACGTTGGATCGAGATCGGTGCACCTGGCGGCCCCGAGGAGCTCACCGACACGCAGCGCCCCACCCTCACGCTCGCGGCGCTGTACGAGAACGACGCCGTCACGGCGTTGCGCGTCGGCACCGTCGACGTCCCCAGCGGCATCGATGTCGCGTCGCTGCTGGTGTGCATCGTCGACGGCGCGGGCAACTGCACCACCATGCTCGCCGAAGGCGGCGCGATGCCCCACGACGTGCTCGAGATCCCGCTCGACACGCCTCTGGACGATCCCGAGGTCGAGGTGCTGGCGCGCGTGCGCGACCTGGCGGGCAACGAGACCGAGCTGCGACGCACCGTGCGATGGCTGCTCGACTCGCCGCTGCCGCCCGACCCCGCGGGCACGACCGGTGGCGCGGACGAGAGCGGCTCGGGTTCGGCCACCGCCGACGGCACCGCTGGCGGAGCTTCGGCCGGCACGGCCAACGACGAGAGCGGCGCGGGGCTCGATGGCGGCGGCGGTGGTGGCGGCAGCGGCTGCGGCTGCACGCAGTCGCGCGGCAGCAGCGGGTGGTGGCTCGCGCTGGTCTGCGTCGTGCTGCGGCGCCGTCGCGCAGCCGCTCGCGCGTGACCACGGACACGCGCCACGACGAGCGTGGTTCGTGATCGACGTGACGGTCGATCGCGGCGACGCCGAACGGACCGATCGCGGTGCGGCTCGGCGACGACGCAGCGGCGCTCGCACGGTTGAGTCGTGGCTCTGTGCAGGCAGTGATGACGTCGCTGCGTCGAGCTACACGTGGATCCCGTCCACGGCGAGCGCCTCGACGAGGAGTGCCTTGCCTTGCGTCAGCCGCTGGGTGTCGCTCAGGCCATTCGGCGAGTGAAGACCCCAGACCTTGGGGAGCCCGACGGTGTGCGCGGGCATGAGGAAGATGTCGAAGTAGTCGTACCTCTCCTCGTGCCACGCAGTCGACTGCATGTTGTCGGCAACGTGGACGCGGTGATTCCACTCGTTCGCAAACGCCGACCAATATACTTCTTGCGATTCGTAGTCCTGGAAGAGATATGCGATCGTGGTCCCGTACTCCGCGTTGGTGACGTGAAATGCCTTGGTCCCGACCTCGTGTGCGCTGTTGCACCACGGATAGATGACCCCGTGCCAATCTGCGACCTCGCGTGGGCCGATGATGATGCTGAGCCCGGGATTCTCTTGATCGACGATGTTGATCGTGAACTCGTGTCCGTTGCCGATGATGCGCGCGCCTGTGTTCCAGATTCCCATGGCTTCCTCCTGCGCCGTACGCGGGGGTCCGCGCGTTGACTCGACGACGCAGCCGTGGGTGCCGTTCGGCGTCGTATCGATCCTCGCGCCACCCGCGAGACAACTCACAGGTCCCGCAGCTCGATCGTCAGGTTCACCCAACGCGCCCGATCATCGCCTCGCCGACCAGCCACGAGGTGGACACTCCGTACGAGCCCTCGGCCCGCAGAAGAACTTTGGCACGGCACCGCTGCCGGGTCGGTTGGTGATCGATGTGGGCATGAACCTGCACGATCTCGCCTGCGCGAGCAAATGCGATGGCCTGCGTCGACCCGCCCTCGATCGGATGGCGCGTGATCCTGCGGCCGCAACGCATGACGAGCTCGAGTGACGCGGACTCGGGCGCGGGTGCCCATAGCGTGAGCTTGCCAATGACGAATGCCGACGAAGCGTCTCGGCTCGGGAGGAACACCGAGAAGTCGAACGTAGCCGGCGGCTGCGCGGGCTGACGGATTGTCCGCGCTGGCGGTGGCGGCGACACGCACTCACCGGGCGTCATCTCGCCGTTGCGCAGGCATACGCGTGCCAACGGTATCGTCCGCTGTCCCGGTGATACGCCGACGACGGCACCGCGGCACACATGCTCACGAAGACCGGTGTCGGGCTGGATGTGCGCCGATAGCCGGACCCATTCGCCGGCATCGAGCGCCACGAACTCATGCTCGACGATCTGAGACTCGACCACTGGCAGTCCAGATTGTGGGCAGCTGGTCAAGACGACCAAGTGGTCGGGTGCCGGGGTGCGGCCTGCGGTGACGCCCAGGTCCCACCTGCTGCCGTCCTTCTCGATGTCGACGGACCAAGCATGCGGGCCGATCACGGCGCGTGGCGGGCAAGCGCCCGGTTCGCTCGCATCGCGATCGAAGCACACGTCTACGCGGTCGCGAACTGCGGGGGTCAGGCCCGGATCCACGAGCAGTGTCGTCACGCGACAGCCGATCCCGGATCCGTAGTATCCGACGCGGATGAACAGACGTTGATCGATCGCCACCGTGCCGCCAGCGCGTGGCAGTGCGCCCGCGGGGATCACTTCCCTCGCTTCGGTGGTGAGCCCTTCGTAGGGTGCATTCGAGCAGGTGGCGTTGACCACGAGTCGCGCGCTCGGTCTGGTGTCGACCGTCAACCGTGCCGTCGAATGCAATGCAAGAACCTCCGAGGACGCTTGGGGCTCTTGGGACTGCCACACGACCCGCAACCCTTCGATGCCGAGCGCACCGGGCTCGGGCATGGTGACCTGCGGATCGGCTGCGACATCGACGAACTCGATGTTCCCGTAGGTATCCGTGGCCATCGCACCAACCTCGTCGGCGCCGGCGACGAGCGCGGCCTCGGCGAGCGCCGCCAGCTGCTGCCCAGGCACATCGTGGTCGGCCACCAGGATCAGTTGCGCACCGAGATCGCTCGCGCGCGTGGCCGCGAGGTGCGGCGCGATTGCTGCGATCGCCGCGTCGATCTCGCTGGTATGCAGCGCGGCGTCATCGACACCGACAGTCATGCCGCTTCGCGTGACCCGCATCGCGATGCCCGCGCCCTGACGGCCTCGGACATCAACGGTGGGCAGTCGCGCCAAGTCGGCGTCGGATAACGCCCAAGGGCTCTGCCACAGCCAGTGGTCGGCGAGCGCCGCAGCCAGGTCTGGCTCGGCGCCCTGGCGCACCATCTGGTCGTAGGCGGCGAACGTGCTGAGGTGCGACCCGGAGAGCTCGAAGCGGACAGGGTCGGCAAGTCCGAAGTGACCCAGCTCGCAGGGCTCGTAGGCCGCCCGCCGTGCCTTCGCAGATCCAGCCCCGTTCGCGAAGGCCTGCCTGGCAGCGACGAGTGAGGCCTCGAAGTCCGCGCACGTCGAGCGCAGCGCGGCGTCGTGCCGGTCGAGGTTGAGAGGGACGTGAAGATGCTCATCCGAGAGAAAGGCCACGGGCAGTCCGGGACAGGCCTCGTAGGCGATCCGGCCGGCTCGACCCTCGTTGGGGCTCGGACCGAACCACAGCGGGTGTGCCTCGCGCCATGACTCCAGACTCGCGACACCGGCGCGCAGCGTCGCGTTGGAGCAGGGCTGTGACGGCTGGCAGGCCGCAGCCGCCACGACCGCGCACGCGAGCCATCGTCTCCACCCGATCATGTCGTCGGTCCGTCCTCAGTTGCGAAGATGCCGCGCACGAGCCTCCGGTTCGCACGAGTGGCGGCGCGAGATCCAGGGCCCGTCGATTCCTCCCGCGATCGCACGCGACTGGAGCGAATGATCCGCGAAGACGCCCACGCTCCTGGATGGCGACGCTCAGCCCTCGGGCTCGCAGACCGAGCCGCCCTCGATCTGAGCGTTGGTGCGGAAGGTGTTGAGGTACTGCCAGTGCGGCGGCTCGTGCTGCGGGATGGTGCCGTCCTCGCGCACGTTCGTGACGTGGTAGGTGTGCTGGTTCCAGATGCGGCGGGCTTGGATCCACCGATCTTGGGCGTCGCGGTACACCTGCACGGTCGGGTGCGCGTCGTTGTGATTGGTGACCACGACGATCTCGGCCGAGCCGTCGTTGTCGACGTCGGCGACCACGGGGTACTCGATGATCGTGATGCTGCCGCGCGGTGCCATCAGCTGCACGTCACCGCTGAGACCGTCGAAGACCCACAGCTGGCTCTCGTCACCGTAGATGGCCTCGGCGATGCCGTCGCCGAGGAAGTCGAACGCGGTGCCCGAGGCCAGGCCGCTGAGGTCGGCCACCGGTGCGCTCCAATTCGTCGAGGCGTCGCCCTCGAACGAGGTGTAGTGATTCGAAGAGCTGACCGCGAACTCGGCATGATCGTCGCCGTCGAGGTCGTGGATCGTCGCGGGCCGACGCCAGTCGCCGTCGCCGGTGGGATTCATGGGGCCGAGCTTCACGGTGCCATCGTGCTCGAGAATGGTGAAGCCGCTGCTCTGAATCACGATGATCTCCGGCGCGCCGTCGTCGTCGATGTCGCCGATGGTCGGGTGTCCGCCTTCGATGCTGGTGCTGAACAGCTGCGAGCCGTCGTGATGCCACGCGCTGCGCCCGAGCACGAGCTCGAGATCACCATCGTCGTCGAGATCCGCGGCCGCCGACGAGGTCCAGTACAATGAGCTGAAGTCGGTATCACCGGCGGCGAACAGCTGGTTACCATCGCCGTCGAGCACCCGATTCGCGATGATGATCTCGGTGCTGCCGTCGTTGTCGAGATCGGCCAGCGCGATCGCGTGCTCGCCCGAGAGCCCCATCCCGTCGTTCTGCCACTTGGGGGTGCCGTCGTGCTCCCAGGCGGACACGCCCGAACCACCGCAGCTGCCGTTCGAGCCGGTCTGCGCGACGATCTCCATCAGCCCATCGCCGTCGATGTCGCCGATCGCGGGCGTGCTCGCGCGCGCGACCGCAGCGACGATCTCGAAGTGCAGGCTGCCGGTCGCGCCATCGAGCACGAACAGGTGCGCGTCGGCGCAGGTGCCGGTGTTGACCGTCACGACGATGTCGGGCGTGTCGCAGAGATCGATCTCGCCGTCGCTGTTGTCGTCGGTCAGGTTGCCGACCAGCGGCGTCACGATGCTGTCGTTGAAGCTGCCCTGCCCGGCCCAGCTCCACTGCAACATCGGCGCAAACGAGTCTGCCGGCGCCTTCATCTCGCACGGCCCCATCGCATCACCCTCGTCGCTCACCTTGCAGATGTCGATGGGCGCACCGGTGGTACCGGACTCGTCGCCGACGCCGACATCGAAGATCGGACCCTGGCCGCTGCCCGAGCCGCTCGAGTCCGCGGGGCCCGTCGCGCTCGTGGTCTGGCCGCTCACCGAGGTCGCCGCCGTCGTGCTCGTGCCGCCGTCGGAGCCCGGCGCAGAGGTCTCCGAGATGACCGCGTCGTCGCGATCGCCAGTGGTGCCGCAGGCCCACGCGAGCAACGGCGCCAACGCGAGGTAACCACCAGCAGCAGGACGGATCGTCATGTTCACCTACCGCGGGGGATCATCGCCGGTCTGCGATCCGCCGTCGAGGCACGCCCGCGGCCGCTGGGCGGGCGCCACGCCGCGATGGTCGAGCTCCCGCGCGTGACCACGGACACGCGCCGACCGAACCACCGGCGCGTGGGCGTTACCAACCCCGACGTCGGGCGCGGACCCGGCAGGGATGGTGGTGCGATGCACGGACGGGTAGCGAATCTCTGGGTGGTGTCGATCGTGGCCGTGACGGCCTGCGCGAGTGAGTTGGACGAGATGGACGCCGCGGACACCGA encodes the following:
- a CDS encoding VCBS repeat-containing protein translates to MTIRPAAGGYLALAPLLAWACGTTGDRDDAVISETSAPGSDGGTSTTAATSVSGQTTSATGPADSSGSGSGQGPIFDVGVGDESGTTGAPIDICKVSDEGDAMGPCEMKAPADSFAPMLQWSWAGQGSFNDSIVTPLVGNLTDDNSDGEIDLCDTPDIVVTVNTGTCADAHLFVLDGATGSLHFEIVAAVARASTPAIGDIDGDGLMEIVAQTGSNGSCGGSGVSAWEHDGTPKWQNDGMGLSGEHAIALADLDNDGSTEIIIANRVLDGDGNQLFAAGDTDFSSLYWTSSAAADLDDDGDLELVLGRSAWHHDGSQLFSTSIEGGHPTIGDIDDDGAPEIIVIQSSGFTILEHDGTVKLGPMNPTGDGDWRRPATIHDLDGDDHAEFAVSSSNHYTSFEGDASTNWSAPVADLSGLASGTAFDFLGDGIAEAIYGDESQLWVFDGLSGDVQLMAPRGSITIIEYPVVADVDNDGSAEIVVVTNHNDAHPTVQVYRDAQDRWIQARRIWNQHTYHVTNVREDGTIPQHEPPHWQYLNTFRTNAQIEGGSVCEPEG
- a CDS encoding VCBS repeat-containing protein, with product MDLVRATMVGLVVASACGGTGGGDGSGDGSGGSSSASTHGDDSSAGGSCVEGCPAGSDCVDGTCVPWCDCADPCNCGCAVAADDCPSIECSVDGDCGEGQVCLDGLCNPAPPDCASRPQPGPAEPLALGEGDGVVTALAFVEIDAGAPQLLVARGDAVLAASDTTVTPLLTAGPVQRLAAADLDGDGVAELAVAGIAPAPTLQVFRRDADGTTWTAFHEDALGGHAIDVLVFGDHDGDGMIDLLVQTEAGISSLPGLGGGGLADAVALGAAQAQGRMAAGDFDGDGSVDLAYPVAMGYGIIVGGAGGEAGLEGVGAASPSVGMFADDFDGDGVVDLLDVRADANLRLWDPAFGSRGNADDFDLTDVVHVGVARIDSNERADVFAIASDGSLATRFGWDVRPELELVPLACDEVDASLTPPSVVAVGRDADGVLWLATSDGSTVERRRW
- a CDS encoding PD40 domain-containing protein codes for the protein MPTRPLPWLFPALVVALPAVAHAQDEPIVYVRCPHTTEPLQLPTGTTIFGIDIYDILPDVTHFFGGFAAPCDLVLREPEGTETVLYDCTATSTDEAGCAAMDPAVSFDGETIAFSVFRGPLVPGEESFSEAIGGDGAFHDLPGRNLATTEAQLHLVDVASGEVTALPHVAGAIDAGPAWLPDGRIAFTSTRDGNRSTMVFGTNSAAPGSRIWSMDPDGRNVDLASHHSLSQEQHPLVLADGRVAYSSWQIFGGITFRYTNGSPGGFGTIGNHFNIFVQSPDGAEPFAFYGQHCGDHSPITSANVDHKAAHFLTQDSAGRVWFNDYYRGNNNALGNIVGVMPEPEGQEGMLDHEAPLPDLYAPRDIIRLATWSSSSDSFAALMPAPAYVHPEYADPLPWAGKLGHPTALPDGGLAVVWGKGACSTVADNGVFASLGLPTPPNTSGSGGGNAANVFTQLGLDTPGCDAGIYEVTTIPSLHPSDLEQIVDSKQYHEIMPRAVVPYAAIHGIERPAEIPRADRATSRPDLPVGTPFGLLGAASILDRETHPVGGIHFQGEHQFHLQGTDTIDYGDDDLCGVRILGVMPNRGDNTYEQIANVAGERVLILGEFGVRNTDEGGAALMDPSGNPDTSFLVRFPANMPYLMQGIDCDGRTLNTDQSWQSLRPGEMKTCGGCHVHSKESRVGFDETFAGLPDYPIITLGEGTVPLLAGVTADGPAVREVEGYGLQIDFERDISPIFDAHCSSCHGGATPAGSLALDLPGIEEGSTWWCLVEDGGQSCVPEAQRMNTGAGGSSTSFRRPQLTRYVRAFNSLGSLLYWKAAGQRTDGNTDATFDDASPAEDRDLDFGPAHETTITPEELGLLARWIEIGAPGGPEELTDTQRPTLTLAALYENDAVTALRVGTVDVPSGIDVASLLVCIVDGAGNCTTMLAEGGAMPHDVLEIPLDTPLDDPEVEVLARVRDLAGNETELRRTVRWLLDSPLPPDPAGTTGGADESGSGSATADGTAGGASAGTANDESGAGLDGGGGGGGSGCGCTQSRGSSGWWLALVCVVLRRRRAAARA